Within the Periophthalmus magnuspinnatus isolate fPerMag1 chromosome 7, fPerMag1.2.pri, whole genome shotgun sequence genome, the region GTAATAGTGGAGGGCACTttaggaaaggagggaggagggagtcTCATGAAGTCCTCTTGGTCCTGGAGTGTTGGATCAGCCACTGCAGGGTGATGTCTAAGGACAGAAGGAAGCAGTCAGACACAGGCAGACCTGGCTACTTTTGGTCCACAaataaaatttgacttttttttctcaatcaTCACTACCTTCACCACACCTCGAGGCAagctcattgattctgtagaaatgtTCAGCCTCCTTTAATCTTTCTTCCCTGTAAGCAGCTATATTTGCtttgatatggacagaccacTGATGTACCTGATTGGcacatccacctgtcaatcacatccacCTGAACCCGGGGAGATTAtctaaagtattggagaagtgtgtattctagatCCCAGTTAGTGCAGGTGCCAGTTGAggttaaatacaaattaaaaacaaatgtcaaGGAACCCCCTAATGCTACTGGGACAGTCTATGCCCCTTCTGTACATCTGAGTCAGAATCCTGGTCAAGAAAACCTTGCTTAATCGAGCAAGGTTTTTCCTGACCACTTTTTGCATAACACACTGGGGCACACAGAGTATGTACAGGCTCTAAAAGATTCCACAAAAAAAGATTACGAAAAAgattagaaaacattttctAGCTATATGATCTGATCTTTAGTATATAACTTATTAATGTAGGATGGTAGTGTCTCATACCGATGTTATCTTTCTCTTTGCATGAGATGGAGTAGCAGCAGATCTCTCTGTCCTGGATAGCAGACAGGTTCCTGTGGGATAGATAGGGTTAGTTTCCCCTCTGGCGGACACATGGGGGATGATAGATTAGTATGTAGTTTATTCATCAGATCTTACATCCTTTCGATAAGCTCTTTCTCATCCAGGGCTCCTGGTAAGTCCCTCTTATTCCCCAGAACCAACACCTGCAAAAAACAAAGATGCCTCTATTCTGTGTTCACGATGAAGGCTGAACAGGATAAATGTCTACCAAGTGTATAGCTGTGGTTTGATTGTTTGTGGATGAAGTTGATTTGAACATACAGACGATGGATGGTGAATATTGTATTCATATTTCCAATGTAAACTTACTGGTATTCCCTGCAACTGTGGTTTGTCCAGGAGGTTGTGGAGTTCATTTTTTGATGCTTCAATCTTTTCTGGGTCTGCAGCATCCACCATGTATCTGtaacatattttagttttaaaacaaatacatataaataaacaaattaatgaACTTGGGGAGGGGTTTATGTTATTGACAATAATGTATGACAGTGGAAGAAATTCTGCATGGTTTGTAACACTCACACAATGGCGCTGACTCCTCGGCAGTATCTCTCCCACATGGATCTGAACCTGGGCTGGCCCCCGATATCCCACAACTAAAATACACATGTAAACAGCAGGACAATTTAAACAGAGGGCACTGTACAGATGACTTAAATTCCGGCCCTgcataataattataaatccATTACCACTCAAAGTGTCCTTGGTGTACATATTTAAACCCACATTATCCCACATACAACTGAAAGAATGTTAACCTTGATGGTGACGTTTCCTTTGGTGATCTTCCGCATGTTGAAGCCCACTGTGGGGATCATGTCTTCACTAAACTGGCCAGACTggaaaacaaaattacattaaaataaaattaaatgtatattaCATATTATATGTAATATACAGTgcaatgattttaaaaaaaaaacgccgaaaagaattaaaaaaaagtagggATGATAGGCTGgttgatgtattttttttattttttttatacaatagtTGAGTAATTTATGAAAGCTAATTTTATTCTAGACCCGGGTAATTTTTTGAATTACTGATCTTAGATTGTATATGGATGTTCAGCTATACATCTGATTTCCTTTGGTTCACTCAGTTTTGGAACCATATAATTTAATTAAAGTGATTCATGATGTACTgccaaaggaaaaaaacaaaaaaacaaaacaagtatatTTGTGTGTCATATATCTGGGTCCAAGCCCTGATTTCTTCCTGGGCTAGTCCCAATTCAGGCTTGAGTCCTTTCTCTCTTAAAGTACATTGTGCAAATCAAAGTTTCAACAAAATGCACCCACGTTTACACACTTATcctatttgattattatttgaaTGTGAAGTTCTATGACTAAACCCGTGACTGGTCCCGAGCCGAGGTCAACCCAGGCTCCATCAGAAACACAAAGACGGCTCCAGCTGCAGCGGCGCATCTGCCCTGCCTCTGCCTGCACACCGAGCCCCACGCACCGCGATCACGTTCACAAAGGTGGTCTTCCCGGAGTACTGCAACCCCACCAGCGTCAGCTCCATCTCCTCCTTCCAAAATAGCGCCTTGAACCAGTCCAGAAGCCTGTTAATCAACGCGATCATCTTTGTTTTCGCCTAGCTCCCAATGCTAACTGCGGCTGCAATGTCTCCGTAGCCCCGTTCAATCCTCTAAAAAAACGTCACAATTTCGACTTTCCCCAAGGCTGACAGTCGCTGAAAGAACTGCCGACACAAAGAACGCAGTGTTGGCTAGTGTATTTCCTCGGATAACCCAAAGGAATCAACAAAATATGCCTTTTTTCGGCTATAAACGGGACGAAAGTGATGCAAGGATGTTTATTAGCTGTTAGCTTTCAGTTCTGTCAAGTTCATCATATTGCACACCTCAATTCCGGTGTGGATCATCatttcagaataaaacattaaacaaatatTTGGTTCAACCTAATTTCGTAATATATAGTTTTAATCAGCAGGGTGTAGAATTGTGAAATTACAAGGATAACATTGCTGTGTTGAAGTTTCGTTAATGTATTGAttcaaaaaaagttaaaataaaaaagacattttccGGTTTGGGTGGGGCTCGTAAAGGAAGCAGAGGAAAcgtataaaagaaacaaatctatGTGTTCGATTTAGACCGCTCTCTAGTGGAAATAATTGGAAATTGCTTTAATTGTGGATAAAATATGTGTCCCGTAAGTAGGAGTTTCCTATAATTTGACGAcgctacagtaaaaaaaatacagcctTATCAGTAAAACCAGAGatctgtaaatatatttaaatgtcatgaaaataatgttttaagGTGATTTAATTCATAGGCCTCTGATGGCGCTAAAGTCATGTATGCAAAATATAGGCCATTGCAACGATAGATTGATAATAGTTGATACATACATAAAGATGATTCATAGACCGTGGTCTATGAATGTAATTGGGACTATTAACCGCCAGAGGGCGTTATTTCATCCGCGTTTGCTCAGGCGGTCAAATGCACTTGTACGTTTTCAGTTttcacttaaagatgcactatgtaactttctagcgGGGGACCgcaatctgcttgtctccatggaaatgttatagcAATCCTCGAAATGTTCTatagtatggaattaaacatatctttttttttttttttttttacatttattcagtcaatgtttttactgctcaaaagagagatttgagctgtaacttggcctggtggtgtcatctacttatttccatggagatgcttaaTGCCATAATAGAAAGGTATTAGGCAAAGTGTATAATTTCTATGTGTTGGTCTCTTTCAGTTAGGCCTTAGTCATATATCTCTTCCCAGGCTCTGCTctgtaaaacctttttttttttcatcacttCAGCGAAGGAAAGAAAGTTCAGTTTCTGTTCTTTCTTAAGGTTaagtctctctttccctctctctctcacacacacactctctctctccccctctaactctctctttctctctctctccctctctagctctccctctctgtctctttctttctctctctgtctctcccttcccctctatctatctatctatctatctatctatctatctatctatctatctatctatctatctatctatctatctatctatctatctatctttctctctcataGGCTGGACTGGACCAAGCTCCAGTTTTTCTGAGTTTTTGTTGAGTGGTGTGTGGAGCAGGGGACAAAGCCGTTAGCCAAAGTGCACTGAGTTTCTGTGGAGACGAGAACAGAGATGCTTTGTGCTCAGCTCACTGTCATTCACATCGCGTTTGGGTTTATTCACCAGCAGAGGGTttaggagaggagatgaggagaggagagagagagagaacaggctCCAGGCCAATCATAAAACATGAGAGAAAAATGAACTTAGGGCAAAACCAAACCTGGCTGAAAAGAGAGTGAATAAGATGATGACAAAACCCAGGAATACACCAATAAACAGAATCAAATCATAttatggtaaattgtcacatttatgGGCTGTTctactttcaagacactcaaagcacatcaaggaacaactcatccatacacattcatataccagtCTATGCACACACTAGGGCTCAATGCTCAAGGGTTAAgtgaacacaatgacagcatgcacctgtgggagctggaatcaaactgccaacctttgcgtcagggatctgactgctctaccagcTTTTTGTTAATACTGGCAGTGGGATAATTTGGACTCCAGGAGTAGAAACGCTTTGCATGGATAGTAGCCtgcaggtccagaccaggtctagGACTACAACATAATGTCTTTCAGAGAGCTCATTGTTTACAACAACATTCTATGTGAACAAAatatgttagttttttttttcaaggaaatctgtatatatgtataaaaactgtatatgcagtctatgagAGAGGCTATCCAGACTTAGACTTCTACTCTGACTTGGTTTAATGCTGTTTTTACTGGTGTGGTTGATGCCTGTAGGCCACCTGGTTTTCTCCAATTAAAAGATTGTTTAAAATCGATATAAGACAAGACCTTGCACGAGTTGGAACGGATTTCGCCCCAATTTAGCCCTGGATCCTTTTACTCCTATAACGTTATTCTTGTGGCAGTTCATGAAGTCCTTGGTTATAATCCAAACTCTATTTCCCTTCAGCCAATGTCTGCATCTCTGTAGAAacaaggtcagaggtcacagccGTTGTCCTGGTGATGTGACAGTGGTGGGCTTGTTAATATTCAGAGCAGCTCTAAACTCAGCTCAAGAATTTCATTAGGGCCAGTGTCATAAGTTCTTCTGGAGTTTGAATACCTATTCTGGTATActacttggtttagacctggttttctAACAACCACTCAGATACATATAAGCTAGATCTGGTTGAGGCTGTTTTAGAATTGCTTTTGTCatgataatgtttaaatgaaTAGGGCTACAATCACAGATCATATTTCATATTGACACcattttattgtgaaatatcCATATTTTGTGACATAAATCTCTAATTGTCCACAGTCTGGGCTCAGTTAGCTTCAGTTAAAGTGCTACAACATTAATATTATAAACTCCTCTGATTAGATTTACATTACTCATCTCTGCACTGTTGACCAAGGCCTCCACTCTGCATTGAAAGTCCAGTTCTGCTTTTGTCTTGGTCCAGTCAAAATTAAACCCAGTCCTGGATTGGTCTTGGTGTCCCAGTGTAGTCCAAGGCCACAATAATCCTAATGCTTGACCAGATGCAACCCAATGAgacactcctggtttagactcttCTTGTACTCTCCTATTATATGGATTATCAAAAAGATCTCCACATTGATTTAAATGTCCAATATAGATGAACTTGTAATGGTTGtatttactgcttttactttcaATTAAAGTGGGAATTAAGaaattgttcaaaatcttgttcCATGGCAGTTTTTGGAccatatttcatttaaaatttcCAAATATTTCCCATTTCAATCTTGTTGTTCTTTCTTACTAATAAACCTCCAGAATattctaaaatgtattttttgttgtccAGTTTGTGCAAgttcagcattagcattaaactacagttaaaataatttttaacagaacacacaaatatatattacaAAACTCAGAGCAtccacatttcagacaaaacttTTTTCCTCCATTCATTACTTATTGTTGGTAAAACATTCACAATAATCCATCTTCTGCTGAGCATGTTCTTCTCGTCCACTACTCCTGGCAgctatgtgcgtgtgtgtgtgttttattttcttttgggaAAAGCCCTTTAATATGCTTAGGTTTGACTCAATGTGGATGCTACTTTACAGTAAACTTCAACTCATTCACAGTGAtgtcacaaaacaacaatacatctatgaaagaaaaaaaaagtaaaccaaTGGCTGTTAAAGGGAACCATGCGCAGAACAGAGACTGCCACGTCTTCAGCTGGAGATGGACAAGATGGCAGACGTGTCCTTGGCTTTGTCAAAGAAGATTGATGTCTCGTTGGACTTGAGTTTGATGTGGGCGGGGCTTCCTTGCGATGTGATTGGCTGGCACTCAGAgcagcaacagcaacagcaatCCATAAACGCCTGGCCCAAAGACTACAGACAAGATCAGACCAGATCAGACCCTCCACAATCTTCTCTCATAGTAATTAACAGCTCTCATTATTTCTGTATTAGAGGATTTGTACACATTGAAACTTGATATTGTTACAAGGAACAAGCCCAAAAGAAGAAGAACCATGACAAAGTATGACTGCAAGAACACCCATTCTCTAGTTAGgtgcattattatttataatacaTGTAATACTCTTTGTTATAAAGTGAACAAACCTTGCAGAGGCATAGCAGCAGCAAAGGAGACAGAGCCGCCTTGAGGAATAGCAGGAAGTGATGTAAGAGAGTCAGCATGGAGGCCATTTCTGGGCTGACAATGATGTGGGCAGTCGTCAAGGCAATGTTGGTCACGTATTCCGGCCCAGTGCACAAAGCgtacaccacacacacgcacaagaGGGCACCATTTCTCTGCCGCTCCAGAGCCCTACGCTGATTGGACCCTGTATCGTCGTGGTGACGTAAAGGAGACTTCTGTGTGGATGATGGACTGACGTTGCGACTTGCCATCTGACACAGGATGGTGAAGAGCACTGGCAGTAGAAAGTAACACCCGAAACACCACCATAAACGTGCCTAGGACAGAGGAGTCAAGATTCAAGATACACCACTACAGATGCATCTAGGACAGAGCAGACAAGAGTTTAGAGAAGACTGAGCTCACCTGTCCCTCAGAGCTCACCTATTCCTCAGAGTTCACTTGTACCTCAGAGTTCACCTGTCCCTAAGAGCTCAACTGTCCCTCAGAGTTCATTTGTCCTTCAGAGTTCACCTCTACCTCAGGGTTCACCTGTCCCTCAGAGTTCATTTGTCCTTCAGAGTTCACCTCTACCTCAGGGTTCACCTGTCCCTCAGAGTTCATCTATCCCCCAATGTTCATCTGTCCCTCAGTGCTTGTTGCATACTGCCATTTTGTTCTTTGGGGAAGATGTTTTGCCTCCAAATGTGCCTCTACACTGATGTGTGAACATGTTGGAGTGAATAGGAGaatagttccttgatgtaaagtgccttgaggTCATACTGGgagaaaacattgaataaatgcagccaTTTTACTGTAGTTCACCTGATGGTAACGGAGCAGCAGTGAATGCAGAGAGTCTGGGAGGAGCAGCGTCAGAGGAGAGGATGTTGTGATAATGCAGGTATCGACCAATCGTCCGCCGATTAGCGTTAGGGGGCTGGACTCCCAGAGGAACAGCTCTGGAGATGCTAACAACAGAGCTGTGAGCCAAACAAAGAGAAGTTTCAACAGAACAGACTTGCAGCGCTCAACACGACCCGCATCACATGATCTGTCTGATGAATCAGATGCTGCTGATGAGGTGGCTGCATGGAAACGGTCAATCCCCAAGACACACAGAGTGAAGGAAGACAGACCCAGAGAGACCACctgaaaagagacagagaacacagaagaacaacagTGACAAGTTTGTATCTGGATTGTTCCTGGAAGCCAGTCACAAGAAACATAGAAACTAGAAGGAAGAACTGCTCTCATCAGATAGATTAAGGCTCAAATGCTCAGACACAATCAGACAGGGAAAGTGGGTGaacacaataatatttaaaacagggactgaaccctCAAGTTTGACACAGGTCGACCCTGAATATGAAGTTCTGTTTGTTCTGCCCAGACCTATGAACACACAGACCTGGGctgtacacagcagactttgaCCCCCACAAGTCATCTTATTTAGCAGTCCCAGTTTCTACTCCTTCCATATTCAGAATGTCTTTTCCATGTAAGTCCTGTCCAGGAGCAAAGGACATTGAGAATATGTAAATGTTTGCCTTTCCTTCCTGATAAAAGTGTgaaattaaacattttgaaatagCACAGCCTTTAGCAACATGGCACAACATATAGATgccttgtattgtattttataaacCTGCAAAAAATGTGCTGGAGAAAGGGGAGAGTTATATGATGCTAAGCTATTTCTTCTGTTCAGAGGAGGCAGCCTGAGATGCCTACTCAAGACTGAAGTTAAAtgcttcaggtctgtttttgaggtgcAGAAAATAGGAGATTCATTTATGGAGGAGTGTGTGCCCTACCCACCTCCATATATGGCACCATGCGGCAGGTGATGTCAGGGAGGATTCTCCTATCAGAGAGCTGGTTCAGCAAAATAACCGGGAGacacaggaccagaaccaggaagtcCCACAGACAGACACTGGCAAGCAGGCAGTTCCACCCGGACCTCATGTAGTAATTATTCCACACCACACACATAACGGCCATGTTTCCCCCGACCCCTAGCACAAAGACCAGCCCCCCCAGCATCAGCATGGCCCAACCTAGAATGGACCCCTCCCTCAGCGGGTACAGTGGGTTCCTGAAGCCTATCTCTGGGGTGGACTCATTCAGTACACTCAGGTTGGAGGCGGAGACTGTCACCGAGTCGTTCTCCAGGGACTGACCGAAGGCCGACTGCTGatcctcctcctcagcccctCGCACCTGACGCCGCGACTTCACTACATCCAGGTCAAACATCTCTGAGAGGGGGTTCTCCAGAATCTGCCCCATCCACACCTGGTCGGGGTCCACCTGAGAGGAGGTTCTGGTCTGATCCGAAACACTGTGCACTTCATAAACAAGgagcagagcaaaaaaatacagcCAGGACACAAAAAATTGAGCCATTATTCTaccaaaaatctaaattattgcatttaatgaaataaaactggaaaaatatttttgttgaaacattcagtgttataacattttcaaaaattggTCCAAGTTTGTCACTTTTTACAGTGTCCACGAGCAGTGTGTGTTCTGACAGATTACAAATGCAGCAGCGATAAAaaagttttgtattaaaaaaatattattattatttttttggtaaACTGGCAACAACCAAGGTAGTCAAAATCTTAATCTGGCTGCAAAAAGTGCAAATCATATAATGGCATAAATCCGTAAAATTCTGTAAAAATGTCCCCAACAAAAGCAGACAATAACTGAAATAATTCACTTTAATCCACTGAGATTCGGTGAGTTGCCAAGCTTGCCTCTAAACCTGTATCTGCAGTTGTGATGGAGCTCCAGAGAAAAAGGGGGTGTCCGTCCAGCCTGTGTCCCAGTTGGAGCTGTTGTTTGTGGGCAGTGGTGGCTTGCAGACTGGGGTCCGTGCTGGAGCTCTCTTTGGGGAGGGGTCTGTGGGAACTGGGGGTACTCAGAACACGGCTCGATGGGCTCTTTGTGAAGATGTGCACCCTCCCAGGATGagcgtgcacacacacaaacatacacacacacaaacactcacatgcATGTGGGAACACAGAGCCCTCTAAAAGCAGCATTGAGGCTTTAATGAGGGGCAAGACCTTCCcaaactgcttttgtttttggtcagaagaaaaaatgagaaatacattcattttatCTATAAAGCAggcctattttaaaatgaaatcatCTGTTTCCTCTACAAACAGATATTTACAATAGTATTTCTCTATAGGGGAGCAACTTTAACTTAACTTATGTACAATgaacaataatagtaatagtatacTGACTAAAGTACTATAGTATATTAGTGAGGATAGTTACAGTAGTgttaatagcagtagtagtgattTCATAAAAGCTTTAAATAATTTTATCGTGCATCttattctaaaactatttaaaGGGAGAACTAGACTTCACTGGACTAAAAGAGGGTCCACAGAATCATGGAGGGAAATGGGAGGGGCCTGAAATAGGGAAAAAAGGAAATGAAAAGGAACTGAGAAAGAATTGATAGGAAAAGGAagcgaggagggagaggaggaggaatctTTTGTCTCAGTTCAGATTTGGccccaaataaacaaatgaacagcAGAGCAGAAGCGCGTTTATGTGGAAACACTGCTCTCTGCTGGACACAAATGAACCTGTACTCGCATCCAAACCTATATtattatacagtttaaaaatccAACACAGGCTTTAATACAGTTTGAATTTATGTCTATTGAATACAAATAGGCTAGGACTGGCTTGGACCACGTGCTAATTACCATGTATGAAATCCCTTAAAAACAAGTTGATCTATGGCCTTTTATTTGTGTATAGAAAGCACAGGCAGAGGGTGCAAGAACAGACTGAACACTGAagctgtaaaaaagtaaagctaacaaaaaatacatgaaactaTTGAAGTATTGGTTAGGAGCATACTGAAGAGAATTTGACAACTTCAATGATCACAGTGAGTAtattgaaaggactttaaaacaAGGAGGAGTTCTTCTGGATTACCACCAGCTGCTGTCAAGACCTTAAGGCAAGCAGTGTGAGATGTCAGCAGGGAGAACATATgatggattactcaaacatgcgcaaAAGCTGTTAATATTTCAGAGATATATTTT harbors:
- the LOC117373895 gene encoding ADP-ribosylation factor-like protein 8A gives rise to the protein MIALINRLLDWFKALFWKEEMELTLVGLQYSGKTTFVNVIASGQFSEDMIPTVGFNMRKITKGNVTIKLWDIGGQPRFRSMWERYCRGVSAIVYMVDAADPEKIEASKNELHNLLDKPQLQGIPVLVLGNKRDLPGALDEKELIERMNLSAIQDREICCYSISCKEKDNIDITLQWLIQHSRTKRTS
- the LOC117372950 gene encoding G-protein coupled receptor 37-like 1; this encodes MAQFFVSWLYFFALLLVYEVHSVSDQTRTSSQVDPDQVWMGQILENPLSEMFDLDVVKSRRQVRGAEEEDQQSAFGQSLENDSVTVSASNLSVLNESTPEIGFRNPLYPLREGSILGWAMLMLGGLVFVLGVGGNMAVMCVVWNNYYMRSGWNCLLASVCLWDFLVLVLCLPVILLNQLSDRRILPDITCRMVPYMEVVSLGLSSFTLCVLGIDRFHAATSSAASDSSDRSCDAGRVERCKSVLLKLLFVWLTALLLASPELFLWESSPLTLIGGRLVDTCIITTSSPLTLLLPDSLHSLLLRYHQARLWWCFGCYFLLPVLFTILCQMASRNVSPSSTQKSPLRHHDDTGSNQRRALERQRNGALLCVCVVYALCTGPEYVTNIALTTAHIIVSPEMASMLTLLHHFLLFLKAALSPLLLLCLCKSLGQAFMDCCCCCCSECQPITSQGSPAHIKLKSNETSIFFDKAKDTSAILSISS